From the Gramella sp. Hel_I_59 genome, one window contains:
- a CDS encoding thioredoxin family protein, with product MKFSVILAALLFVLSAETSAQKKSEVEWLTFEQLYDSLQQKPKKVFIDFYADWCAPCKRMDEEVFSSEAVQKRLRKDYYAVKFDVESEDTVRFGGQVFINERLNRRNPVHKIALLMARRKNRPFSLPAMVFLDENFKATARYFQYLNKDQFLEILEN from the coding sequence ATGAAGTTTTCGGTAATCCTTGCTGCTTTACTCTTTGTTCTTTCTGCGGAAACTTCAGCACAAAAGAAGTCTGAAGTAGAATGGCTCACTTTTGAACAGTTGTATGATTCCCTTCAGCAGAAACCGAAAAAGGTTTTTATAGACTTTTATGCCGACTGGTGTGCGCCCTGCAAAAGAATGGATGAAGAAGTTTTTTCTTCCGAAGCAGTTCAGAAGAGATTAAGAAAAGATTATTACGCAGTAAAATTTGATGTTGAAAGTGAGGATACTGTCCGCTTTGGGGGTCAGGTGTTTATTAATGAACGACTAAACCGAAGAAATCCCGTTCACAAGATCGCCCTGCTAATGGCCAGACGTAAGAACAGGCCATTTTCGCTACCGGCAATGGTATTTCTGGATGAAAATTTCAAAGCCACAGCAAGGTATTTTCAATATCTCAACAAGGATCAGTTCCTGGAAATACTGGAGAATTAA
- a CDS encoding TerB family tellurite resistance protein — protein MIKWLAAVLGYMYFRFPGAILGFIVGSLLDNYIRTSGGLFKSMAGGQKQTVSPGDFELNLLSLSSIVIKADGNVSQQELDYVRAYFIQAYGKERANATFRTFNEVVKNRQVSAYNISRYLAARTKYPTRLQIIHFLFGIAQADGRVSEAEAVIIKEIAGHLQIGARDFESIKAMFFKSTNSAYTILEIEKSATDAEVKKAYRTMAKKYHPDKLGDMDEAYKKGAEEKFRKVQDAYEQIQKERGL, from the coding sequence ATGATCAAATGGCTTGCCGCAGTTCTGGGATACATGTACTTCAGGTTTCCCGGTGCTATTCTTGGATTTATAGTAGGTTCCCTGCTGGATAATTATATACGCACCTCTGGTGGTCTGTTTAAATCAATGGCTGGGGGACAGAAGCAAACAGTTTCTCCCGGAGATTTTGAACTTAATTTACTTTCATTAAGTTCCATTGTGATCAAGGCAGATGGGAATGTCTCCCAGCAGGAACTTGATTATGTTCGCGCATATTTTATACAGGCTTATGGAAAGGAACGTGCGAATGCCACTTTTCGAACTTTTAACGAAGTAGTTAAGAATCGTCAGGTTTCGGCTTATAATATTTCCAGGTATCTAGCTGCAAGAACAAAATATCCTACCAGGCTTCAAATTATTCATTTTCTCTTCGGAATTGCCCAGGCCGATGGTCGCGTAAGTGAAGCTGAAGCGGTTATCATTAAGGAGATCGCAGGTCATCTTCAAATTGGAGCCAGAGATTTTGAAAGTATCAAGGCAATGTTCTTTAAAAGCACTAATAGCGCTTATACGATTTTGGAAATCGAGAAATCTGCGACAGACGCTGAAGTTAAAAAGGCTTACCGAACTATGGCGAAAAAATATCATCCGGATAAATTAGGGGATATGGATGAAGCCTATAAAAAAGGAGCTGAAGAGAAATTTAGAAAAGTTCAGGACGCCTACGAACAGATTCAGAAGGAACGCGGACTTTAA
- a CDS encoding HD domain-containing protein, with translation MTEELLIEHTIAYVKETLQNAEGGHDWFHIERVYKNSLNIAASEEADLLVVKLGALLHDIADSKFHGGDDTVGPAKAREFLQTQKVSEEIIDHVVKIIENISFKGGNVQQQFRSMELDIVQDADRLDALGAIGIARTFNYGGFKNRPLYDPEIKPNLNMSKEEYKASLAPTINHFYEKLLLLKERMNTATGRKIAEQRHAFMEVFLDQFYAEWDGKK, from the coding sequence ATGACCGAAGAATTGCTGATCGAACATACGATCGCTTATGTAAAGGAAACATTGCAGAATGCTGAAGGAGGTCACGACTGGTTTCATATTGAAAGAGTTTATAAGAATAGTCTGAATATTGCAGCTTCTGAAGAAGCAGATCTTCTGGTCGTGAAATTGGGCGCATTGCTACATGATATAGCCGACTCAAAATTTCATGGTGGAGATGATACGGTAGGCCCGGCGAAGGCTAGAGAATTTCTACAGACTCAAAAGGTTTCAGAAGAGATCATAGATCATGTGGTAAAGATCATTGAGAATATTTCTTTTAAGGGCGGAAATGTTCAGCAGCAATTTCGATCTATGGAACTTGATATCGTTCAGGATGCCGACAGGCTGGATGCACTTGGTGCCATTGGGATCGCCAGAACTTTCAATTATGGTGGTTTTAAGAACAGACCCCTTTACGATCCTGAGATCAAGCCAAACCTTAATATGAGCAAGGAAGAGTACAAAGCTTCCCTGGCTCCTACCATCAATCATTTTTACGAGAAACTGCTGTTGCTGAAAGAGCGCATGAATACAGCTACCGGTAGAAAAATCGCAGAACAGCGTCATGCTTTTATGGAAGTTTTCCTTGACCAGTTCTATGCTGAATGGGATGGAAAAAAATAA
- a CDS encoding DNA-formamidopyrimidine glycosylase family protein, producing MPELPEVAYQKLYIDSTSLHQKIVKVDTGADKIFQSPKQEFKDRLQGNEIKAVSQIGKYLFLELVKDGFLVVHFGMTGRMDFFQHDDFHKHAQLTLTFDNGGKLSFICPRKFGKLFLTDDIENFRKEKKLGPHATEVSEEEFIELFSNKKGNVKTALMDQAFIAGLGNLYVDEMLFQTGIHPKSKCENLSDKDLKAMFKKMNIILETVTKSKTEGENIPDSYLRGHRDAGGECPNGKGKIEMIKIGGRSTYFCPDCQELK from the coding sequence ATGCCAGAATTACCAGAAGTCGCCTATCAAAAATTATATATTGATTCCACCAGCCTTCATCAGAAGATTGTAAAGGTGGATACGGGTGCAGACAAGATCTTCCAATCCCCTAAACAAGAGTTTAAGGATAGACTTCAAGGGAATGAGATCAAGGCAGTTTCTCAAATTGGTAAATATCTTTTTCTGGAACTAGTGAAGGATGGTTTTCTGGTAGTTCACTTCGGAATGACGGGCAGAATGGACTTCTTCCAGCATGATGATTTCCATAAACATGCTCAGCTAACGCTTACTTTCGACAATGGCGGCAAACTGTCTTTTATCTGTCCGCGGAAATTTGGCAAACTATTTCTTACTGATGATATTGAAAACTTCAGAAAGGAGAAGAAACTTGGACCGCACGCCACTGAAGTTTCAGAAGAAGAATTTATAGAGCTTTTCAGCAATAAAAAAGGCAATGTGAAAACTGCATTAATGGACCAGGCTTTTATCGCCGGGTTAGGGAACCTTTATGTTGACGAGATGCTGTTTCAAACAGGAATTCATCCAAAATCGAAATGCGAGAATCTCAGTGACAAGGATCTAAAGGCAATGTTCAAAAAGATGAATATCATCCTGGAAACTGTTACAAAAAGCAAAACCGAAGGTGAAAACATTCCAGATTCCTACCTGCGTGGTCATCGCGATGCAGGCGGAGAATGTCCTAATGGCAAAGGCAAAATTGAGATGATAAAAATCGGTGGAAGAAGTACCTATTTCTGTCCCGACTGTCAGGAGTTAAAATAG
- a CDS encoding BrxA/BrxB family bacilliredoxin: protein MYPADLVKPMREDLTSIGFEELHTVEDVEQAMEKKGTTLVVVNSVCGCAAANARPGARMSLQNSKKPDNLVTVFAGVDKEATDKARDLMVPFPPSSPSMALFKDGELVHMLERHHIEGRPADMIAENLIGAYNEFC, encoded by the coding sequence ATGTATCCAGCAGATTTAGTAAAACCAATGAGAGAGGATCTTACTAGTATTGGTTTTGAAGAATTACACACAGTAGAAGATGTTGAGCAGGCTATGGAAAAGAAGGGAACTACTTTGGTAGTAGTGAATTCTGTTTGTGGTTGTGCAGCAGCGAACGCAAGACCGGGAGCTAGAATGTCTTTACAGAATAGCAAAAAACCAGACAATCTGGTAACTGTTTTTGCAGGTGTAGATAAAGAAGCAACAGACAAAGCGAGAGATCTTATGGTACCATTCCCTCCTTCTTCGCCATCTATGGCATTGTTCAAGGACGGTGAATTAGTACACATGCTAGAGCGTCACCATATTGAAGGTCGTCCTGCAGATATGATCGCTGAAAATCTTATTGGAGCTTATAACGAGTTCTGCTAA
- a CDS encoding metal-dependent transcriptional regulator: MFSLSEENYLKAIFHLQNSYKNGVSTNALAEEMQTKASSVTDMIKRLSEKSLVNYKKYQGVKLSEEGRAAAIEVIRKHRLWEVFLVEKLNFNWDEVHEVAEQLEHIKSEKLTAELDRFLGFPQRDPHGDPIPDSEGNFSVPNRVLLSELKTDQTGICVGVKDSSTEFLQYLDKNNISLGATVKVKQKEDFDQSMLIEMDDNVLMISNQISANLYIKTT; this comes from the coding sequence ATGTTTAGCTTATCTGAAGAGAATTACCTCAAAGCCATATTTCATCTGCAGAATTCCTATAAAAATGGGGTGAGTACGAACGCGCTTGCCGAGGAAATGCAAACCAAAGCCTCCTCGGTGACCGATATGATCAAGAGACTTTCAGAAAAGAGCCTGGTGAATTATAAGAAATATCAGGGAGTAAAACTTAGTGAAGAGGGTAGAGCTGCCGCCATCGAAGTGATTCGAAAACATCGATTATGGGAAGTATTTCTTGTGGAAAAACTCAATTTTAACTGGGATGAGGTACATGAAGTGGCAGAGCAATTGGAGCATATTAAGTCTGAAAAGCTAACTGCAGAACTTGACAGGTTTTTGGGATTCCCACAACGAGATCCACATGGAGACCCAATTCCAGATTCTGAAGGGAACTTTTCTGTACCCAATCGCGTGTTATTGTCTGAACTTAAAACTGATCAAACCGGGATTTGTGTGGGTGTGAAAGATTCGTCTACAGAATTTCTGCAATATCTTGACAAGAACAATATTTCCCTGGGAGCGACCGTAAAGGTGAAGCAAAAAGAAGATTTTGATCAATCAATGTTGATCGAAATGGATGATAATGTATTGATGATCTCAAACCAGATCTCAGCTAACTTATATATAAAAACAACTTAG
- a CDS encoding lysophospholipid acyltransferase family protein, which yields MEKILAYPLSVIFYFFFFLNLLLFHPIQWVCLKLGGYEAHKKSVDIFNLFLLRCLNLLGTTFDIQKPANIPTERTVIFVSNHQGMYDIPPLIWYFRKHHPKFVSKKELGHGIPSISFNLRHGGSVLIDRKNRRESLQKMSAFGDYLKTTKRSAVIFPEGTRSRTGEPKEFRRNGMLMLFKKNPEALVVPITINNSWKLFKYGNFPMGIGVNMTLKAHDPIEISSMDAESLIAKIERTIIADIK from the coding sequence ATGGAAAAAATTCTTGCTTACCCGCTTTCGGTAATTTTCTATTTCTTCTTTTTTCTGAATTTACTCCTTTTTCATCCTATCCAGTGGGTATGCCTGAAACTTGGAGGATATGAAGCACATAAAAAAAGTGTGGATATCTTTAATCTCTTCCTCTTGCGTTGCCTGAATCTTCTGGGAACTACTTTCGATATTCAGAAACCTGCAAATATTCCTACAGAACGCACGGTGATTTTTGTTTCCAACCATCAGGGAATGTATGATATACCCCCGCTCATCTGGTATTTTAGAAAACATCATCCCAAATTCGTTAGTAAAAAAGAATTAGGTCATGGTATTCCAAGTATTTCCTTCAATTTAAGACATGGCGGTTCAGTATTGATAGATCGTAAGAACAGAAGAGAGTCGCTGCAAAAAATGTCGGCTTTTGGAGATTATCTAAAAACCACCAAACGTTCTGCTGTTATATTTCCTGAAGGAACGCGTAGTAGAACTGGCGAACCCAAGGAATTCAGAAGAAACGGGATGTTGATGCTATTTAAAAAGAATCCGGAAGCACTCGTAGTTCCAATTACCATCAATAACTCCTGGAAACTTTTCAAATACGGAAATTTCCCAATGGGAATAGGCGTAAATATGACCTTAAAAGCACATGACCCAATAGAAATATCCTCTATGGATGCTGAAAGTCTTATCGCTAAAATAGAAAGAACCATTATCGCAGATATTAAATAA
- a CDS encoding S9 family peptidase, producing the protein MTYTGTVNGKNIEGTYQQAGHEYPLKLHKIVKEKPGNTTLPSSKEELARLAALESGNYKYSVEDYFKTPEAFSFKLSPNGKYIGYMKRRASGERDLYLKEVASEKETLLKKQEEDLIRGFAWASKDRIVYMQDKGGDENYHVYGVDISGENNLDLTPFEGVRANIIASLKEDKDHVIVQMNKDNLQQEEPYRLNVNSGEITKLYTVSEGDDPVAGYDFDREGNLRAITRIVDGVNTELLYKIDGEFKQIKYTDFSDSFSIASLSVTSENPDHAYVVSNLDGDKTEIQIYDLKQNKKIETIFSNETFDVSGLTLSRKRDYEIDYFSYTGEKTVVVPVSETYKKIYGRLKKEFGDKQFYTAGRTDDESKYMIAVTSDKIVGEYYLYDVEKDEVTLLYKLLPQLKPEDMASMKPITFESRDGKSIYGYITLPQDYKAGQQLPLIVNPHGGPQGIRDSWGFNPEAQLFASRGYATLHVNFRISGGYGKEFLKAGFGEIGRKAMDDVEDGIDFVIDQGWVDKDKVAIYGGSHGGYAVLRGMTKTPEKYACGVDYVGVSNLNTFMQTIPPYWEKYREIMYKIWYNPDNAEEQAIMNEISPALHVDKIKKPLFVVQGANDPRVNIDEADQIVESLRARGVEVPYMVKYDEGHGFGKEENRLDLYKAMMGFYAEHLKDKEASLLKG; encoded by the coding sequence ATGACCTATACCGGAACTGTAAATGGTAAAAATATAGAAGGAACCTATCAACAAGCGGGACATGAATACCCGCTAAAATTACATAAGATCGTGAAAGAAAAACCGGGAAATACCACATTGCCATCAAGTAAGGAAGAGCTAGCCAGACTGGCCGCCCTGGAATCTGGGAACTACAAATATTCAGTCGAAGACTACTTCAAAACTCCGGAAGCATTCTCGTTTAAATTATCTCCAAATGGAAAATACATTGGATATATGAAACGAAGAGCTTCAGGAGAACGGGATCTATACCTGAAAGAAGTTGCTTCGGAAAAAGAAACATTGCTTAAAAAACAGGAAGAGGACCTTATTCGTGGGTTTGCCTGGGCGAGTAAAGATCGTATTGTCTATATGCAGGACAAGGGTGGCGATGAAAATTACCATGTTTATGGAGTAGATATTTCCGGAGAAAATAACCTTGACCTCACGCCATTCGAAGGCGTTAGAGCTAATATAATCGCCTCTCTGAAAGAAGATAAGGACCATGTGATCGTACAGATGAACAAGGACAATCTGCAACAGGAAGAACCATATCGCCTGAACGTTAACAGTGGAGAGATCACGAAGCTTTATACTGTAAGCGAAGGGGATGACCCGGTAGCGGGTTATGATTTTGATCGGGAAGGGAATCTGCGTGCAATTACCAGAATCGTTGACGGAGTGAACACCGAACTTCTATATAAGATCGATGGGGAGTTCAAACAGATAAAATATACAGATTTTAGCGATTCCTTCAGTATAGCTTCACTAAGTGTAACTTCTGAAAATCCTGATCATGCGTATGTAGTTTCCAATCTGGATGGTGATAAAACCGAAATTCAGATCTATGATCTAAAGCAGAATAAGAAGATTGAAACGATCTTCAGTAATGAAACATTTGATGTTTCCGGGTTGACGCTGTCGAGAAAGCGTGATTACGAAATTGACTACTTCAGCTACACCGGTGAAAAAACCGTAGTGGTTCCTGTAAGTGAAACCTATAAAAAGATCTACGGAAGACTAAAAAAGGAGTTTGGAGACAAACAATTCTATACAGCTGGCAGAACAGATGATGAAAGTAAATATATGATCGCTGTGACCAGCGATAAGATCGTTGGCGAGTATTACCTGTACGATGTGGAGAAAGACGAAGTAACTTTGCTATATAAGTTATTACCGCAATTAAAGCCGGAGGATATGGCCTCTATGAAGCCGATCACTTTTGAAAGCCGGGATGGCAAAAGCATTTATGGATATATCACGCTTCCACAAGATTACAAAGCGGGACAGCAATTACCACTTATCGTGAATCCACATGGCGGGCCACAGGGAATTAGAGATTCCTGGGGTTTTAATCCTGAAGCTCAGCTTTTCGCCAGTCGCGGTTATGCCACCCTTCATGTGAATTTTAGAATTTCAGGTGGATACGGAAAAGAATTTCTAAAAGCTGGTTTTGGAGAAATAGGCCGCAAAGCAATGGATGATGTCGAAGACGGAATAGACTTCGTGATCGATCAGGGTTGGGTAGATAAAGATAAAGTTGCTATTTACGGTGGAAGTCATGGTGGTTATGCAGTGCTTCGCGGAATGACCAAAACTCCTGAAAAATATGCCTGTGGTGTGGATTATGTTGGAGTAAGCAATCTAAACACGTTCATGCAAACCATCCCGCCATACTGGGAAAAATACAGGGAGATCATGTACAAGATCTGGTATAATCCTGACAATGCTGAAGAACAGGCAATCATGAATGAAATTTCACCTGCGCTGCATGTGGATAAAATCAAAAAGCCGCTATTTGTAGTGCAGGGAGCAAATGATCCACGGGTGAATATTGATGAAGCAGACCAGATTGTGGAAAGCTTGAGAGCTCGCGGAGTTGAAGTCCCTTATATGGTAAAGTATGACGAAGGCCACGGATTCGGGAAAGAGGAAAACCGACTCGATCTGTATAAAGCCATGATGGGCTTCTATGCGGAACATTTAAAAGATAAAGAGGCTAGTCTGTTAAAAGGATAA
- a CDS encoding ZIP family metal transporter, translated as MEALISYFEQLDPVLAALYATLFTWGLTALGASLVFLFKGMNRAFFDGMLGFTGGVMVAASFWSLLAPGIEMSPGEGFEKTIPALVGFGLGALFIFGLDKVLPHLHVNFKMSEAEGVKTPWHKSVLLTLAITLHNIPEGLAVGVLFGGVAAGFEGASIGGAVALAIGIGLQNFPEGFAVAMPLRRQGLSRWKSFNYGQLSAIVEPFAAVLGAWAVMTFEPILPYALCFAAGAMIFVVVEEVVPEAQQGNFTDISTLGFIGGFMVMMTLDVGLG; from the coding sequence ATGGAAGCATTAATTAGCTATTTTGAACAATTGGATCCGGTACTTGCAGCATTGTATGCGACCCTTTTTACTTGGGGACTTACGGCATTGGGAGCATCGCTGGTTTTCCTGTTTAAAGGAATGAACCGTGCTTTTTTTGATGGAATGCTAGGTTTTACCGGTGGTGTCATGGTTGCAGCGAGTTTCTGGAGTTTGCTGGCTCCCGGAATAGAGATGAGTCCCGGCGAAGGGTTTGAAAAGACCATCCCGGCGCTGGTTGGATTTGGATTGGGTGCATTATTCATATTTGGGCTTGACAAGGTTTTACCGCATTTGCACGTAAATTTCAAGATGAGTGAAGCTGAAGGGGTTAAAACTCCGTGGCATAAATCTGTTTTATTAACGCTGGCTATCACCCTGCATAATATTCCTGAAGGTCTTGCCGTAGGTGTTCTGTTTGGTGGTGTTGCCGCGGGATTTGAAGGTGCCAGCATTGGTGGTGCGGTAGCTCTGGCCATTGGTATTGGACTGCAGAACTTCCCGGAAGGATTTGCGGTAGCTATGCCTTTAAGAAGGCAGGGATTGAGCCGATGGAAAAGTTTTAATTATGGTCAGCTTTCTGCGATCGTGGAGCCTTTTGCGGCGGTGCTTGGTGCCTGGGCAGTAATGACCTTTGAACCAATCTTACCTTATGCTCTATGTTTTGCTGCGGGTGCGATGATATTTGTAGTGGTAGAGGAGGTGGTCCCGGAAGCACAACAGGGAAATTTCACTGATATTTCAACCCTTGGTTTTATTGGAGGTTTCATGGTAATGATGACGCTGGACGTAGGTCTCGGCTAG
- a CDS encoding TonB-dependent receptor, which produces MRFISFFLFGIISISSFSQDSEITGTISSSEGTVAFASIYTEGEAYGTSADDNGDYSLKLPAGEYKLIIKSQGFRTVYRNIKLEQAKMILNIEMEVDPNGLDEIVVTGTRTAKRRTDSPVIVNLINSETLEQVVATDLSDGLRFQPGLRIEKDCQTCNYTQLRMNGLQGGYSQILVNGRPIFSPLTGLYGLEQIPVNMIERIEVVRGGVSALYGSSAIGGTVNVITKIPKKNSYSLSYTFENIDGDANQDILNGNATVVSKDYKAGANFFVNRRTRELYDANGDNYSELPELKDNAFGVNAFYLPTEDSKINLSLSSLYEYRYGGEMVEGPAYLAQQSEERTHNVLMGSLDYQVNFNDDKSSIILYYGGQSTKRDHYTGIIPDDEIEKQQFFANPPYGTSEVETHQGGGQFNQRIDNFFGGTTTLTTGAEFVYDDVYDIIPSYNYLIDQTTRNFGAFFQNDWDVTENLNFLSGFRVDKHNLVDDAIVSPRLSLLYKLKETTQFRLGWGTGFRAPQAFDTDLHIAFAGGGISRISLAEDLFEERSNSFTASINYDRATEHFIWGYTLEGFYTKLNDAFYLFPLGEDQFGERFEKRNGAGATVKGFTLETRANFDYLFELEAGFTLQSSKFEEPVENIEGLEAKRDFLRTPNDYGYATLTYTPGKRFNASANLVYTGEMDIVHFAGEGTGQDVDEYDITPSFAELSLRLGYNIPLDRVNSNMEIFGGVKNVTNAYQEDFDIGKNRDSNYVYGPGNPRSVFIGLKIESL; this is translated from the coding sequence ATGCGATTTATATCTTTTTTCCTCTTCGGAATTATATCCATTTCCAGTTTTTCCCAGGATTCTGAAATCACCGGAACCATTAGTTCTTCTGAAGGTACCGTGGCATTCGCCAGTATCTATACTGAAGGGGAGGCTTATGGTACAAGTGCTGATGACAATGGTGATTACAGTCTGAAGCTTCCTGCTGGTGAGTATAAGCTGATCATAAAATCTCAGGGTTTCAGGACAGTTTACAGGAATATCAAGCTCGAACAGGCAAAAATGATATTGAACATCGAAATGGAAGTAGATCCAAACGGACTGGACGAAATTGTGGTTACCGGGACCAGAACTGCCAAAAGACGTACAGATTCTCCGGTCATTGTAAACCTTATTAATAGCGAAACCCTGGAACAGGTTGTTGCGACAGATCTTTCTGATGGGTTACGTTTTCAGCCGGGACTACGAATCGAAAAAGATTGCCAGACCTGTAATTACACCCAACTGCGTATGAATGGATTGCAAGGCGGATACTCACAGATCCTGGTGAACGGTCGTCCAATCTTTAGTCCGCTAACCGGATTGTATGGTTTAGAACAAATTCCGGTGAACATGATCGAGCGTATAGAGGTTGTTCGCGGTGGAGTTTCAGCTTTATATGGTTCCAGTGCCATAGGAGGGACAGTCAATGTGATCACCAAAATTCCGAAGAAAAATTCATACAGTCTTAGCTATACTTTCGAGAACATTGATGGCGATGCAAACCAGGATATTTTAAATGGAAACGCTACGGTAGTCTCCAAAGATTATAAAGCAGGAGCAAATTTTTTCGTTAATCGAAGGACCCGGGAATTATACGATGCGAATGGCGATAACTATTCTGAATTGCCGGAACTCAAAGACAATGCTTTTGGAGTCAATGCTTTTTATCTTCCAACTGAAGATTCCAAGATCAATTTAAGCTTGAGTAGTTTGTATGAATACCGTTACGGTGGTGAAATGGTGGAAGGCCCAGCTTATCTGGCACAACAGAGTGAAGAGAGAACTCATAATGTTTTAATGGGAAGCCTGGATTACCAGGTAAATTTCAATGATGACAAGAGTTCAATAATCCTCTATTATGGTGGTCAATCCACAAAGCGTGACCATTACACCGGGATCATTCCAGATGATGAAATCGAGAAACAGCAGTTTTTTGCCAATCCTCCTTACGGAACTTCGGAAGTGGAAACGCACCAGGGAGGTGGGCAGTTTAACCAGCGAATCGACAATTTTTTTGGTGGAACCACTACGCTTACTACGGGCGCAGAATTCGTATATGATGATGTGTACGATATCATCCCTTCTTACAATTACCTCATCGATCAAACGACCCGGAATTTTGGAGCGTTCTTTCAAAATGACTGGGATGTTACCGAGAACCTTAATTTCCTTTCAGGCTTTAGAGTCGATAAACACAATCTGGTAGATGATGCAATTGTGAGTCCGCGTCTTTCTTTGCTGTACAAACTAAAAGAAACCACGCAGTTTAGACTAGGTTGGGGAACAGGTTTCCGTGCTCCGCAGGCTTTTGACACAGATCTGCACATCGCATTTGCCGGAGGCGGAATTTCCAGAATTTCACTGGCAGAAGACCTGTTCGAAGAGCGAAGTAACAGTTTTACTGCATCTATTAATTATGATCGAGCTACCGAGCATTTTATTTGGGGTTATACCCTGGAAGGCTTTTATACCAAACTCAATGACGCATTTTATCTTTTTCCGCTAGGAGAAGATCAATTTGGTGAGCGTTTTGAAAAACGTAATGGTGCGGGCGCTACTGTAAAAGGTTTCACCCTGGAAACCAGAGCCAATTTTGATTATCTCTTTGAATTGGAAGCAGGATTCACACTACAGTCCAGCAAGTTTGAAGAACCCGTTGAAAACATTGAAGGACTGGAAGCGAAAAGAGATTTTCTTCGTACACCGAACGATTATGGCTACGCAACGCTTACTTACACACCGGGCAAACGCTTCAATGCAAGTGCTAACCTCGTATACACAGGAGAAATGGATATTGTGCATTTTGCCGGTGAAGGAACGGGACAGGATGTAGACGAATATGATATCACGCCCAGTTTTGCTGAATTAAGTCTGCGTTTGGGTTATAACATTCCGCTGGATAGAGTGAATTCAAATATGGAGATCTTTGGGGGAGTTAAGAACGTCACCAATGCTTACCAGGAAGATTTTGATATTGGGAAGAACCGTGATAGTAATTATGTATATGGACCTGGAAATCCCCGTTCTGTATTCATAGGTCTTAAAATAGAATCCTTATAA